Proteins from one Gimesia maris genomic window:
- a CDS encoding vWA domain-containing protein, with protein sequence MFDSPWYFLLLLVLPYLAWRLFTPQRKSAVPFSSLEMAKDLSPTVRQRLNWLPRLLTLGAILFMILGLARPREGREQQVTTSEGIAIEMVVDRSGSMQAMDFKIDGEHVDRLTAIKNVAGKFVEGKEELEGRFNDLVGLMTFAGYADGITPPTLDHPYLVSQLNNIQIVTNRSEDGTAIGDAISLAVEKLNALDARRDEKVKSKVIILLTDGENNAGEVEPIQAAELAETLGIKVYTIGVGTKGEAPVPVTDPFSGKQVVQWMPVNIDEATLQKVADLTHGKYFRATDTDSLEKIYHEIDALEKTKVEAQHYTDYRELAVQPYRAGLINVPPLLLIAFGLLLVRFVLEQTWLRELN encoded by the coding sequence GTTCCATTCAGTTCTCTGGAAATGGCGAAAGATCTTTCGCCGACAGTGCGGCAACGCCTCAACTGGTTGCCTCGCCTGCTGACGCTGGGGGCTATCCTGTTCATGATTCTGGGACTGGCCAGACCACGTGAAGGACGCGAGCAACAGGTCACGACGAGTGAAGGAATTGCCATCGAAATGGTTGTTGACCGCAGCGGCAGCATGCAGGCCATGGATTTCAAAATCGATGGTGAGCACGTTGATCGTCTGACTGCCATTAAAAATGTGGCTGGGAAGTTTGTAGAGGGAAAAGAGGAACTGGAGGGGCGGTTCAACGATCTGGTGGGGCTGATGACATTCGCAGGTTATGCCGATGGTATCACGCCGCCAACTTTGGATCATCCCTATCTTGTCTCGCAATTAAACAATATCCAAATCGTTACCAATCGCAGTGAAGATGGTACAGCCATCGGCGATGCGATTTCGCTGGCAGTAGAGAAACTGAATGCACTCGATGCACGACGTGATGAGAAAGTAAAAAGTAAGGTGATCATCTTACTCACGGACGGCGAAAACAACGCTGGTGAAGTCGAACCAATTCAGGCAGCCGAACTGGCAGAGACCCTGGGGATCAAAGTCTACACCATCGGCGTCGGGACCAAAGGTGAGGCGCCAGTGCCGGTGACAGACCCGTTCAGCGGCAAGCAAGTCGTACAGTGGATGCCAGTCAACATCGATGAAGCCACACTTCAGAAAGTGGCAGATCTGACACACGGGAAATATTTTCGAGCGACTGATACTGACTCGCTGGAAAAAATATACCATGAGATCGATGCCCTGGAAAAGACAAAAGTGGAAGCCCAACACTATACCGATTACCGCGAACTCGCAGTACAGCCGTACCGGGCGGGTCTCATCAATGTGCCTCCACTGTTATTGATTGCTTTCGGACTGTTATTGGTACGGTTTGTGCTTGAACAGACATGGTTACGAGAGTTGAACTGA